A genomic window from Variovorax paradoxus includes:
- a CDS encoding SdrD B-like domain-containing protein, whose translation MFRTPTNLSHASARRDVPSNAARLRRCLTRVAAPLAGLLFAAAAHAVPQVSSLVHSPDILPAGGTVTSTITIAETDSLPIGAPGASFTYTIPANTIYMGTGAVPVGSCSSGVAVGAAGPGTLTCSGITLGANELRDFQVLLRTTVQGTLSVTAAISGGSSSETKIITVNQGADVSVAISAPATAPSGSTVPIVFTLTNNGPDTSSGSTLTYSIPTGLSVSGSGLPSGCSISGSLLTCNVPATPATPGSNTRTFTVNGVVTAGAGSTITHQPAVVPAGSIGDGVSTNNSATANTTVTAGYVLALAKSHDGGQLLVGQRFNFRLSPSFSGTAPTGVTLSDTLPANFTIQPFSAGGGWTCSVAGQTVSCTRTDIGGTGGANVALGDILIPVIASSAGTGVVNQATVSATGPIANSATGSVPADVAVSATDFRADKRRGWPQNNVPLGQAFDYQVGSTNLGSTRLLAGSTIQLVDDLPAGVQINSVTQRDGYTCTVTQGGTTVVPTPATPVPGPATVTCTRTLAADIDVDLSNGASARNGGYIIVNATIPALPSGGGQIVNRMCVNVALPASAPTLGTDPDANTGNDCVNLGTGVDDVATAADVKVLKRVVGIGDSAGNRQIAGQPVTWEIEVVNTGPSEAQNVVVTDAFAQVIGAGNVTQTANGGTFAGTCALPANGGGFGQASLSNCTLSTLPVCRASTDAVSALPLCPVIRVVASHYGDGRSATDHGFEINNTANALAVTPADPNLANNDGSTIAYLVARSDVTVTKSASPASVPVGQLLTYTLTVVNRNVPDSLSRAYAVSVTDTLPANLMFLTAVASGGGTCGTTPVTTQPTGTGTTNNQLVCSWSSLNRNVQQTVTVRVRPLYALNGTAVTNGAHVATDTPELLSTNNDAAVPATVTAPVYDLVVTKRDDADPVNVGDDVGYTITVSNNSASTAEDVRLIDTLPLPGPGGETPPTLVSVSIPSNAPTGTSFALAGGAAIGSAGGQIVFTIPTLGGTGPTSTGELSSLQFRVVLRGTSRGTFQNNAKVDFFDATRNAFDTVQGNNAVAENTTFRFKADVQVVSKAAVTTGTATPLATVSSAQTFDWLVQLRNNGPDSAETTSFTDTLPAPLVLTGTPVFTVTSGAFTPAAPTCTGVAGGTAVSCAITSMPANGTATVRIPVRFSGAAPANGTVLTNRAHIVTTGSGDTNGGADPDAGNNFNDGQITVQNSALSGRVYEDLNGNGLIDGGEPGIAGVTMRLSGTDSSGNAVVMTTTTDANGNWGFTVPAGTYSVVEDQPAAYQPGITRAGTVSGVGSTVGTVPPGTSNGPNGSNANRIDNIVLGTGGASTANNFGEVRASSLAGRVYQDADYNNAASAGDPGIAGVTVTLTGTDMFGNPVSLTTTTAVTTGNYAFNNLTPGSYTLTETQPAAFADGSDAAGTAGGTAGNDVVSAIALRSNVTGTGYDFGELLTRITTRVFVDANNDGVPQAGDTGIPNVELRLTGTDAAGNAVNILAVPTGTVGSYEFRNVPPSGAGGYTITETQPANYAPGKANNNGQPGTPQGGGNVITGVTVSGTSVPTTQGEYWFGELLPGGISGRVYYDRDGSGAQGAPATEPGLAGVTITLTGTDVNGQTVSRTTTTDASGDYSFPNLAPGSYTVTETRPTGYLPGITRAGNVSGAGSTPGAVPTGGTGVTNGPNGSTANVIQNIVLGAAGSGSAGNNFSAVKPASLSGYVYADVAPSNGTKDSGEPGIAGTTIRVTGTDFQGNAVDRTVQTAADGRYLVDTLTPGTYQIDETQPAGVADGPESLGTVGGAARGTVNPGGTNDRFGGLVLVSEDVGVDYNFGERGGQIAGWVYVDTNNDGVRQPTEVGIAGVTLTLTGRSASGLAVNATVVTDASGRYVFTGLLPADAAGYTIRETQPVTYADGLDAVGTLEGTASGTLGNDVIGAIAYRGGNGDNYNFGERGASLAGTVYNDANRNGTREPQDLPIPGVTITLTGTDAAGQPVTRTAVTDANGRYELPGLPLPGSGGYTVTETQPTGYDEGIAVPGTLGGTAQGPNQIRVNFTGLDAHGTGYDFNEHSNQPASLTGTVWFDQNHNRTRESGEGQGEGWTVELLRCADGGNACAETAATVLYTVTTSANGSYRFGDLVPGEYRVRFRAPDGRVVGGVWPTDASQNGASGPYPTPAASDPRFTIKVRVNAGANVQKQDLPYDPGGVVYDSVSGTPVAGAVVRLVGPPGFDPAQHLLDGRDSYTTGPNGYYDFFLLPGAPAGDYRLAITPPGAYLPSSMYPAAAGALGTQSCAAPANGPAPAQTNPCVVSPGAALVTGAGYYLLFKMPGGGGQHVVANNIPLDPSDATLIELRKTTSKLTVKKGELLPYRITARNTRGNPVPGVAVVDTLPPGFRYIQGSLTVRTMPGGVALPVVPQINGRQVVVPGQNFAPNETKEYLMVAGVGVGVGEGEFVNQVVALQGVGGRTLSNLATATVRVVPDALFDCTDVIGKVYDDKNANGYQDDGEPGLANVRIATVNGVLATTDAEGRYHIACAAIPKEGTGSNLVLKLDERTLPSGYRTTSENPAAERATRGKVLKINFGATVHRVVRLALQGAAFDEGAAALRAGFAGELDRTVNVLAEKTAVLRLAYKAAQGEPASLGRQRTDAVKAAVLARWKQLGEQRAGRNEPPLFNLDIEVELVPATAASDEAKP comes from the coding sequence ATGTTCAGGACCCCAACGAATCTGTCGCACGCGTCGGCGCGTCGCGACGTGCCTTCCAACGCAGCGCGCTTGCGCCGCTGCCTGACGCGCGTGGCAGCGCCTCTGGCGGGGCTGCTGTTCGCCGCGGCCGCGCATGCCGTGCCGCAGGTGTCGAGCCTTGTTCATTCGCCCGACATCCTTCCCGCTGGCGGCACGGTGACCAGCACCATCACCATCGCCGAGACCGACAGCCTGCCGATCGGCGCGCCGGGCGCCTCCTTCACCTACACGATCCCCGCGAACACCATCTACATGGGCACCGGCGCGGTTCCTGTGGGCAGCTGCTCGTCCGGCGTCGCGGTGGGCGCAGCCGGCCCGGGCACGCTGACCTGCTCGGGCATCACGTTGGGTGCGAACGAGTTGCGCGATTTCCAGGTACTGCTGCGCACCACCGTCCAGGGCACGCTGAGCGTCACCGCCGCGATCAGCGGGGGCAGCTCGAGCGAAACCAAGATCATCACGGTGAACCAGGGCGCCGACGTGTCGGTGGCCATCAGCGCACCGGCCACCGCGCCGAGCGGCAGCACGGTGCCGATCGTCTTCACGCTCACCAACAACGGCCCCGACACCAGCTCGGGCTCGACGCTGACCTATTCCATTCCCACGGGGTTGTCGGTCTCGGGCTCCGGCCTGCCCTCAGGCTGCTCGATCAGCGGCAGCCTGCTGACCTGCAACGTGCCGGCCACGCCGGCCACCCCGGGCAGCAACACGCGCACCTTCACCGTCAACGGCGTGGTCACCGCGGGCGCGGGCTCCACCATCACGCACCAGCCGGCCGTGGTGCCGGCGGGTTCGATCGGCGATGGCGTTTCCACCAACAACAGCGCCACCGCCAACACCACCGTGACGGCGGGCTACGTGCTCGCGCTCGCCAAGAGCCATGACGGCGGCCAGCTGCTGGTGGGGCAGCGCTTCAACTTCCGCCTGAGCCCGAGCTTCAGCGGCACCGCTCCCACGGGCGTCACGCTGAGCGACACGCTGCCGGCCAACTTCACGATCCAGCCGTTCTCCGCGGGCGGCGGCTGGACCTGCTCGGTCGCCGGCCAGACGGTCAGCTGCACGCGCACCGACATCGGCGGCACCGGCGGCGCCAACGTGGCGCTCGGCGACATCCTCATCCCTGTGATCGCCTCGTCTGCCGGCACCGGCGTCGTCAACCAGGCCACCGTGAGCGCGACCGGGCCCATCGCCAACTCCGCCACGGGCAGCGTGCCCGCCGACGTGGCGGTCTCCGCCACCGACTTCCGCGCCGACAAGCGACGCGGCTGGCCGCAGAACAACGTGCCGCTGGGCCAGGCCTTCGACTACCAGGTCGGCAGCACCAACCTCGGCAGCACGCGCCTGCTGGCGGGCAGCACCATCCAGCTGGTGGACGACCTGCCGGCCGGCGTGCAGATCAACAGCGTCACGCAGCGCGACGGCTACACCTGCACGGTGACCCAGGGCGGCACCACCGTCGTCCCGACGCCCGCCACGCCGGTGCCCGGCCCCGCGACCGTGACCTGCACGCGCACGCTCGCCGCCGACATCGATGTCGACCTGTCGAACGGTGCCAGCGCGCGCAACGGCGGCTACATCATCGTGAACGCCACCATCCCGGCGCTGCCGTCGGGCGGCGGCCAGATCGTCAACAGGATGTGCGTGAACGTGGCGTTGCCCGCGAGCGCGCCCACGCTCGGCACCGACCCGGACGCCAACACCGGCAACGACTGCGTGAACCTCGGCACCGGCGTGGACGACGTCGCCACCGCCGCTGACGTGAAAGTGCTCAAGCGCGTGGTGGGCATCGGCGACAGCGCCGGCAACCGCCAGATCGCGGGCCAGCCCGTCACCTGGGAAATCGAGGTGGTCAACACCGGTCCTTCCGAAGCGCAGAACGTGGTCGTCACTGACGCCTTCGCGCAGGTGATCGGCGCCGGCAACGTCACGCAGACCGCCAACGGCGGCACCTTCGCCGGCACCTGCGCGCTGCCGGCCAACGGCGGCGGCTTCGGCCAGGCATCGCTTTCCAACTGCACGCTGTCGACCCTGCCGGTCTGCCGCGCGAGCACCGACGCCGTCAGCGCGCTGCCGCTGTGCCCGGTGATACGCGTCGTCGCGTCGCACTACGGCGACGGCCGCTCGGCCACCGACCACGGCTTCGAGATCAACAACACGGCGAACGCGCTGGCGGTCACGCCGGCCGACCCGAACCTGGCCAACAACGACGGCAGCACCATTGCCTACCTCGTGGCGCGCAGCGACGTGACGGTCACCAAGTCGGCCAGCCCGGCCTCGGTGCCGGTCGGCCAGCTGCTCACCTACACACTGACCGTCGTCAACCGGAACGTACCGGACAGCCTGAGCCGTGCATACGCCGTGAGCGTGACCGACACGTTGCCGGCCAACCTGATGTTCCTCACGGCCGTCGCCTCCGGCGGAGGCACTTGCGGTACGACACCGGTCACCACGCAGCCCACGGGCACCGGCACCACCAACAACCAGCTCGTGTGCAGCTGGAGCTCGCTCAACCGCAACGTGCAGCAGACCGTCACGGTGCGCGTGCGGCCGCTGTACGCGCTCAACGGCACCGCGGTGACCAACGGCGCGCACGTTGCCACCGACACACCCGAGCTGCTCAGCACCAACAACGACGCCGCCGTGCCCGCGACCGTCACCGCGCCGGTGTACGACCTGGTCGTGACCAAGCGCGACGATGCCGACCCGGTGAACGTGGGCGACGACGTGGGCTACACCATCACCGTGTCGAACAACAGCGCGTCGACGGCGGAAGACGTGCGCCTGATCGACACGCTGCCGCTGCCCGGCCCAGGCGGCGAGACACCGCCCACGCTGGTGTCGGTGAGTATTCCGTCGAATGCCCCGACGGGCACCAGCTTCGCGCTGGCCGGCGGCGCAGCCATCGGCTCGGCCGGCGGGCAGATCGTGTTCACCATCCCGACGCTGGGCGGCACGGGCCCCACGTCTACCGGCGAGCTCAGTTCGCTGCAGTTCCGCGTGGTGCTCAGGGGCACGTCGCGCGGCACCTTCCAGAACAACGCGAAGGTCGACTTCTTCGACGCCACGCGCAACGCCTTCGACACCGTGCAGGGCAACAACGCGGTGGCCGAGAACACCACCTTCCGCTTCAAGGCCGACGTGCAGGTGGTCTCCAAGGCCGCCGTCACGACCGGCACCGCCACGCCGCTGGCCACCGTGTCGTCGGCCCAGACCTTCGACTGGCTCGTGCAGCTGCGCAACAACGGCCCCGACAGCGCCGAGACCACCAGCTTCACCGACACGCTGCCCGCGCCGCTGGTGCTGACGGGCACGCCGGTGTTCACCGTCACGAGCGGCGCCTTCACGCCCGCCGCGCCCACCTGCACCGGCGTTGCCGGCGGCACGGCCGTGAGTTGCGCCATCACCTCGATGCCGGCCAACGGCACGGCCACCGTGCGCATTCCGGTGCGCTTCAGCGGCGCCGCGCCAGCCAACGGCACCGTGCTCACGAACCGCGCGCACATCGTCACTACCGGCTCGGGCGACACCAACGGCGGTGCCGATCCGGACGCCGGCAACAACTTCAACGACGGCCAGATCACGGTGCAGAACAGCGCGCTGTCCGGCCGCGTGTACGAAGACCTGAACGGCAACGGCCTGATCGACGGCGGCGAGCCCGGCATCGCCGGCGTGACCATGCGCCTGAGCGGCACCGACAGCTCGGGCAACGCGGTCGTCATGACCACCACCACCGACGCCAACGGCAACTGGGGCTTCACCGTGCCGGCGGGCACCTACAGCGTGGTGGAAGACCAGCCAGCGGCCTACCAGCCCGGCATCACGCGCGCGGGCACCGTCAGCGGCGTGGGCAGCACGGTAGGCACGGTCCCGCCCGGCACCAGCAACGGCCCGAACGGCTCCAATGCCAACCGCATCGACAACATCGTGCTCGGCACGGGCGGCGCTTCCACGGCCAACAACTTCGGCGAGGTACGCGCATCCAGCCTGGCCGGCCGCGTCTACCAGGACGCCGACTACAACAACGCCGCCAGCGCGGGCGACCCCGGCATCGCCGGCGTGACCGTCACGCTCACCGGCACCGACATGTTCGGCAACCCGGTGTCGCTGACAACCACCACGGCCGTGACCACCGGCAACTATGCCTTCAACAACCTCACGCCCGGCAGCTACACGCTGACTGAAACACAGCCCGCAGCCTTCGCCGACGGCAGCGACGCGGCCGGCACCGCCGGCGGCACCGCGGGCAACGACGTGGTGAGCGCGATCGCGCTGCGCTCCAACGTCACGGGTACCGGCTACGACTTCGGCGAGCTGCTCACCCGCATCACGACGCGCGTGTTCGTCGACGCCAACAACGACGGCGTGCCGCAGGCCGGCGACACCGGCATCCCGAACGTCGAGCTGCGCCTCACGGGCACCGACGCCGCGGGCAACGCGGTGAACATCCTGGCCGTGCCCACCGGCACGGTCGGCAGCTACGAGTTCCGCAACGTGCCCCCGTCGGGCGCGGGCGGCTACACCATCACCGAGACGCAGCCGGCCAACTACGCGCCGGGCAAGGCCAACAACAACGGCCAACCCGGCACGCCGCAAGGCGGCGGCAACGTCATCACCGGCGTGACCGTCTCGGGCACCAGCGTGCCGACCACGCAGGGCGAATACTGGTTCGGCGAGCTGCTGCCCGGCGGCATCTCGGGCCGCGTGTACTACGACCGCGACGGCAGCGGCGCGCAGGGCGCGCCGGCCACCGAGCCGGGCCTGGCGGGCGTGACGATCACGCTCACGGGCACCGACGTCAACGGCCAGACGGTGTCGCGCACCACCACCACCGACGCCAGCGGCGACTACAGCTTTCCGAACCTCGCGCCCGGCAGCTACACCGTGACCGAGACGCGGCCCACGGGCTACCTGCCCGGCATTACGCGCGCCGGCAACGTCAGCGGCGCGGGCAGCACGCCCGGCGCCGTGCCGACCGGCGGCACCGGCGTGACCAACGGCCCCAACGGCTCGACGGCCAACGTCATCCAGAACATCGTGCTTGGCGCCGCGGGCTCGGGCTCGGCCGGCAACAACTTCTCGGCGGTGAAGCCCGCGAGCCTCTCGGGCTACGTGTATGCCGACGTGGCGCCGTCCAACGGCACCAAGGACAGCGGCGAGCCCGGCATCGCCGGCACCACCATCCGGGTGACCGGCACTGACTTCCAGGGCAACGCCGTCGACCGCACGGTGCAGACCGCTGCAGACGGCCGCTACCTGGTCGACACGCTGACGCCCGGCACCTACCAGATCGACGAGACCCAACCCGCCGGCGTGGCCGACGGCCCCGAGTCGCTCGGCACTGTGGGCGGCGCCGCGCGCGGCACCGTCAACCCCGGCGGCACCAACGACCGCTTCGGCGGCCTCGTGCTGGTGTCGGAAGACGTGGGCGTCGACTACAACTTCGGCGAGCGCGGCGGCCAGATTGCCGGCTGGGTGTACGTCGACACCAACAACGACGGCGTTCGCCAGCCCACCGAGGTCGGCATTGCCGGCGTGACGCTCACGCTCACCGGCCGCTCGGCCAGCGGCCTGGCGGTGAACGCCACCGTGGTCACCGATGCCAGCGGCCGCTACGTCTTCACCGGCCTGCTGCCGGCCGACGCCGCGGGCTACACCATCCGCGAGACGCAGCCCGTGACGTATGCCGACGGCCTCGACGCCGTGGGCACGCTCGAGGGCACGGCCAGCGGCACGCTGGGCAACGACGTCATCGGCGCCATTGCGTACCGCGGCGGCAACGGCGACAACTACAACTTCGGCGAACGCGGCGCATCGCTGGCGGGCACCGTCTACAACGACGCCAACCGCAACGGCACGCGCGAACCGCAGGACTTGCCGATCCCGGGCGTGACCATCACGCTCACCGGCACCGATGCCGCGGGCCAGCCGGTGACGCGCACCGCCGTCACCGACGCCAACGGCCGCTACGAACTGCCCGGCCTGCCCTTGCCCGGCAGCGGCGGCTACACCGTCACCGAGACGCAGCCCACCGGCTACGACGAAGGCATTGCCGTGCCCGGCACGCTGGGCGGCACCGCGCAGGGACCGAACCAGATCCGCGTGAACTTCACCGGCCTGGACGCCCACGGCACCGGCTACGACTTCAACGAGCACAGCAACCAGCCCGCCTCGCTCACAGGCACCGTGTGGTTCGACCAGAACCACAACCGCACCCGCGAGTCGGGCGAGGGCCAGGGCGAAGGCTGGACGGTCGAGCTGCTGCGCTGCGCCGACGGCGGCAACGCCTGCGCGGAAACCGCGGCCACCGTGCTCTACACCGTGACCACGAGCGCCAACGGCAGCTACCGCTTCGGCGACCTCGTGCCCGGCGAATACCGCGTGCGCTTCCGCGCGCCTGACGGCCGCGTCGTGGGCGGCGTGTGGCCGACCGACGCGTCGCAGAACGGCGCGAGCGGACCGTATCCCACGCCCGCCGCGAGCGATCCGCGCTTCACCATCAAGGTGCGCGTGAACGCAGGCGCCAACGTGCAGAAGCAAGACCTGCCGTACGACCCGGGCGGCGTGGTGTACGACAGCGTCAGCGGCACGCCGGTGGCGGGCGCCGTGGTGCGCCTGGTCGGCCCGCCCGGCTTCGACCCCGCGCAGCACCTGCTGGACGGGCGCGACAGCTACACGACCGGCCCCAACGGCTACTACGACTTCTTCCTGCTGCCGGGCGCGCCGGCCGGCGACTACCGCCTGGCCATCACGCCGCCGGGCGCCTACCTGCCGTCGTCGATGTACCCGGCCGCGGCCGGCGCGCTGGGCACGCAGTCGTGCGCGGCGCCGGCCAACGGCCCGGCACCCGCGCAGACCAACCCCTGCGTGGTGAGCCCGGGCGCGGCGCTGGTCACCGGCGCGGGCTACTACCTGCTGTTCAAGATGCCGGGTGGCGGCGGCCAGCACGTGGTGGCCAACAACATCCCGCTCGACCCGTCGGACGCCACGCTCATCGAGCTGCGCAAGACGACATCGAAGCTCACCGTGAAGAAGGGCGAGCTGCTGCCGTACCGCATTACGGCGCGCAACACGCGCGGCAACCCCGTGCCGGGCGTGGCCGTGGTCGACACGCTGCCGCCGGGCTTCCGCTACATCCAGGGCTCGCTCACCGTGCGCACCATGCCCGGCGGCGTGGCACTGCCGGTGGTGCCGCAGATCAACGGCCGCCAGGTCGTGGTGCCCGGCCAGAACTTCGCGCCCAACGAGACCAAGGAATACCTGATGGTCGCGGGCGTGGGGGTCGGCGTGGGCGAGGGCGAGTTCGTCAACCAGGTCGTCGCCCTGCAGGGCGTGGGCGGCCGAACGCTGTCGAACCTTGCCACGGCCACCGTGCGCGTGGTGCCCGATGCGCTGTTCGACTGCACCGACGTGATCGGCAAGGTCTACGACGACAAGAACGCCAACGGCTACCAGGACGACGGCGAACCGGGCCTGGCCAACGTGCGCATCGCAACGGTCAACGGCGTGCTCGCGACCACCGACGCCGAAGGCCGCTACCACATCGCCTGCGCCGCCATTCCGAAGGAAGGCACCGGCAGCAACCTGGTGCTCAAGCTCGACGAGCGCACGCTGCCCTCGGGCTATCGCACCACCAGCGAGAACCCGGCAGCCGAGCGCGCCACGCGCGGCAAGGTGCTGAAGATCAACTTCGGCGCCACCGTGCACCGCGTGGTGCGGCTTGCGCTGCAGGGTGCGGCCTTCGACGAAGGCGCCGCCGCGCTGCGCGCCGGCTTCGCGGGCGAGCTCGACCGCACGGTGAACGTGCTCGCCGAAAAGACGGCAGTGCTGCGGCTGGCCTACAAGGCCGCGCAGGGCGAGCCCGCATCGCTGGGCCGCCAGCGCACGGACGCGGTGAAGGCCGCGGTGCTCGCGCGCTGGAAGCAGCTCGGCGAACAACGCGCCGGGCGCAACGAGCCGCCGCTTTTCAACCTGGACATCGAGGTCGAGCTGGTGCCCGCCACCGCCGCCTCGGACGAGGCGAAGCCATGA